In the genome of candidate division KSB1 bacterium, one region contains:
- a CDS encoding SPOR domain-containing protein, protein MKIFNEPIDILQDEFSNSDSMSGYSPDVARSGGKNKSNSFPNLENGFGVQIASFSSKKNADNYLSDLKKERLNVTLNVRFYDGYWRVFAGLYKTRNEAEKSKIRIHSYGYLSAWIIIF, encoded by the coding sequence ATGAAAATTTTCAATGAACCGATTGATATTCTACAGGATGAATTTTCTAACTCGGATTCAATGAGCGGATATTCTCCTGATGTTGCCCGCAGTGGAGGGAAAAACAAATCAAATTCATTTCCAAATTTGGAAAATGGGTTTGGCGTTCAAATAGCTTCTTTTAGTAGTAAAAAAAATGCTGATAATTATTTGTCTGATTTGAAAAAAGAACGATTAAATGTAACACTCAATGTTCGGTTTTATGATGGCTATTGGCGGGTTTTTGCAGGCTTGTACAAAACGCGAAATGAAGCGGAAAAATCAAAGATCAGAATTCATTCTTATGGATATTTATCTGCTTGGATAATTATATTTTAG
- a CDS encoding PD40 domain-containing protein — translation MKKVSILVAIIFITTSTGFTQFGKNKVQYTNFNWQYIQSKHFNIYFYEGGESIAKFTADVSESSYISLQSDLGYELADRVTLIIYRGHNDFEQSNVSFGVPEESVGGFTEFFKNRIVLPFEGDYSKFRHVIHHELAHAVMLQMLYGAGMQSIINGMMRFQLPLWMIEGFAEYASTRWNTESDMFMRDAAISGYLPPLSGFGGFLNYKAGQYVFYYLAEKYGPEKISEIMGKIKVSKSVERGLKRSIGIGMEELNKRFQKYVKTEYWPDIANRQEPEEFAKKMTDHAKTNNFVNNAPTLSPRGDKIAFLSDRDDYFDIFLMSAIDGKMISKVVQGQRTVDLEELNWLNPGITWSPDSKKMAFVAKKGEFDVLHIVDVKKKKIVTTYDFEFDELFSPTWSPQGDEIAFTASKNGATDIYIFNITTNRYRNITKDAFSDLRPQWSPDGERIAFVSDRGPFTDPKDRINVDFQTFNYNNHDIYYLDVKSKEIHRVTQTEYLEKDPTWSPDSKALVYSCDENGVFNLFYHNLETGERYPITNILTGAVQPHWVKNNLVFTSFYQGGYDIYMIKNPGGIKPDEIVLEDTRFLQKLKNGEITTIFENYRKLDEEELTANNLSNESYRNFVFDKSFQQGNIIPQKAKLAEIFPEDSTAFKSVSGEYLVNDYKITFSPDIVYGNAGYSQFFGVQGNAIFSMSDVLGNHRLDLYTNLFYDLRNSDYQLGYYYLPRRTDIGVGAFHYTYFFQTSGFRIVRDRNFGFNLYFSRPFDRYRRIDLNILYLGVNRTDISLGLDLNKRRVMVYGLSYVKDTALWGYTGPTNGQRSRISFQYSPSIGANSLDFRTISFDYRKYFKMGEESNFVARFSGGASFGDNAQHFFLGGMDNWINRSFKNGTLRVDDLDDIYFSSFELPLRGSKYYEQVGTRFFLTNFEIRFPFVRYFILGVPPLFFSNIRGTLFYDMGAAWTNNNFRFFAKDDGSSLLPKLGSPIAGFGMGMRVNLGFFLLRYDLAWKTNFSETSDKPTSYWSLGAEF, via the coding sequence ATGAAGAAAGTTTCCATCCTAGTTGCTATTATATTCATTACAACATCAACTGGTTTTACCCAGTTTGGCAAGAATAAAGTTCAATATACAAATTTCAATTGGCAGTATATTCAATCCAAACATTTTAATATATATTTTTATGAAGGTGGTGAAAGTATTGCGAAATTTACTGCCGATGTTTCCGAATCCAGCTACATTTCATTGCAATCGGATTTAGGATATGAGTTGGCGGACAGAGTCACGCTAATCATTTACCGGGGGCACAATGATTTTGAACAATCGAATGTCTCTTTTGGAGTTCCTGAAGAATCCGTAGGTGGTTTCACTGAATTTTTCAAAAACAGAATCGTATTGCCCTTTGAAGGTGATTATTCAAAATTTCGTCACGTTATCCATCATGAATTAGCACATGCTGTTATGCTGCAAATGTTATATGGGGCTGGAATGCAATCTATTATTAACGGGATGATGCGTTTTCAACTACCCCTTTGGATGATCGAAGGATTTGCCGAATATGCCAGTACTCGTTGGAATACCGAAAGCGATATGTTTATGCGAGATGCGGCAATTTCAGGATACCTGCCTCCACTCTCCGGATTTGGAGGATTTCTGAATTACAAAGCAGGCCAGTATGTTTTTTATTATTTGGCTGAAAAATATGGACCGGAAAAAATCAGCGAGATAATGGGAAAAATCAAAGTTTCAAAAAGCGTAGAGAGGGGGTTAAAAAGATCCATCGGAATTGGTATGGAAGAATTGAACAAGAGATTTCAAAAGTATGTTAAAACAGAATATTGGCCTGATATCGCGAATCGCCAGGAACCGGAAGAATTTGCCAAAAAAATGACAGATCATGCTAAAACCAATAATTTTGTAAATAATGCCCCGACCTTGTCTCCCCGGGGGGATAAGATCGCTTTTCTATCGGATAGGGATGATTATTTTGATATTTTTTTGATGAGTGCAATCGATGGCAAAATGATTTCTAAAGTGGTTCAGGGCCAAAGAACAGTAGATCTGGAAGAATTAAATTGGTTAAATCCCGGAATCACATGGTCACCGGATTCTAAGAAAATGGCTTTTGTCGCAAAAAAAGGCGAGTTCGATGTTTTACATATCGTAGATGTTAAAAAGAAGAAAATTGTGACTACTTATGATTTTGAATTTGATGAATTGTTTTCTCCAACCTGGTCTCCACAAGGAGACGAAATAGCGTTTACCGCTTCTAAAAATGGGGCAACCGATATTTATATTTTTAATATTACTACAAATCGTTATAGAAATATAACGAAAGATGCCTTTAGCGACCTCAGGCCTCAATGGTCCCCAGATGGGGAACGGATTGCTTTTGTCAGCGATCGTGGTCCTTTTACAGACCCGAAAGACAGGATAAATGTAGATTTTCAAACATTCAATTATAACAACCATGATATTTATTACCTGGATGTCAAAAGCAAGGAAATCCACAGGGTAACCCAAACTGAATATTTGGAAAAGGATCCAACCTGGTCTCCCGATAGTAAAGCCCTGGTTTATTCTTGTGATGAAAACGGTGTATTCAATTTATTTTATCACAATTTAGAAACCGGCGAAAGGTATCCAATAACAAATATCCTCACCGGTGCGGTCCAGCCCCATTGGGTGAAGAACAACCTGGTTTTTACTTCATTTTATCAAGGCGGATATGATATTTATATGATTAAGAATCCTGGTGGTATTAAACCTGACGAGATTGTTTTAGAGGACACCAGGTTTCTTCAAAAATTGAAGAACGGAGAAATTACCACTATTTTCGAGAATTATCGGAAACTGGATGAAGAGGAATTGACGGCCAATAATTTATCGAATGAAAGTTACCGGAATTTTGTTTTCGACAAAAGCTTTCAGCAAGGAAATATAATTCCGCAAAAGGCCAAACTGGCAGAAATATTTCCTGAAGACTCCACGGCCTTTAAATCTGTTTCCGGCGAATATTTAGTCAATGATTACAAAATAACATTCTCACCTGACATCGTTTATGGGAATGCTGGATATAGTCAATTTTTTGGGGTTCAGGGGAATGCCATTTTTTCTATGTCAGATGTATTGGGAAACCATCGATTAGATCTTTACACGAATTTATTCTATGATTTACGAAATAGTGATTACCAGTTGGGTTATTATTATTTGCCACGACGAACAGATATTGGGGTGGGTGCTTTTCATTATACATATTTTTTTCAAACCAGTGGTTTCCGTATTGTTCGGGATCGCAATTTTGGATTCAATCTTTATTTCTCCCGACCCTTCGACCGCTATCGTAGAATTGACTTAAATATACTTTATCTTGGCGTAAATCGAACGGACATATCTTTAGGTTTGGATCTCAATAAACGGAGGGTAATGGTTTACGGTTTATCCTATGTAAAAGATACGGCACTTTGGGGATATACGGGTCCAACTAATGGTCAACGATCAAGGATATCTTTCCAATACAGCCCCAGTATTGGGGCAAACAGCCTCGATTTTCGCACGATTTCTTTTGATTATCGCAAATATTTCAAAATGGGTGAAGAATCTAATTTTGTTGCCCGTTTTTCAGGTGGCGCCTCTTTTGGAGACAATGCGCAACATTTCTTCTTAGGAGGAATGGATAACTGGATTAACCGTAGTTTTAAGAATGGTACGTTGCGAGTGGATGATTTGGATGATATTTATTTTTCATCATTTGAATTGCCGTTACGGGGATCAAAATATTATGAACAAGTTGGCACGCGTTTTTTCCTGACCAATTTCGAAATCCGGTTCCCGTTTGTGCGATACTTTATTTTGGGTGTCCCGCCATTGTTTTTCTCAAACATCCGCGGAACTCTTTTTTATGATATGGGCGCCGCGTGGACTAATAATAATTTTCGATTCTTTGCCAAGGATGATGGTAGTAGCTTACTTCCAAAACTGGGATCACCCATTGCAGGTTTTGGGATGGGTATGAGAGTAAATTTGGGATTTTTCTTACTGCGTTACGATTTAGCCTGGAAAACAAACTTTAGTGAAACCAGCGATAAGCCAACTTCCTATTGGTCTTTAGGAGCGGAATTCTAA
- a CDS encoding sigma-70 family RNA polymerase sigma factor, with protein sequence MSSKQLAQDRPGLFEEIAFEHIDSLYSTALRLTQSKQDSEDLVQDTYLKAFQFFSRFEPGTNFKAWIFKILMNTFINRYHKKLRTPKSVQFEKVEFSIEAEPEAEELQEFLKNKDNYKNIFNDEVVSAVEQMPSNYRIAVLLCDLESFSYKEISIMLDIPIGTVMSRISRGRQFLQKALLDYAKKEGFLREKQSERMEKIKQ encoded by the coding sequence ATGTCTTCTAAACAACTAGCTCAAGATCGCCCTGGTTTATTTGAAGAAATTGCATTTGAGCATATTGATTCTTTATATAGTACCGCGCTACGTTTAACGCAAAGTAAACAAGATTCCGAAGATCTTGTTCAAGACACTTACCTGAAAGCCTTCCAATTTTTTTCCAGGTTTGAACCGGGTACTAACTTTAAGGCCTGGATTTTTAAGATCTTGATGAATACTTTTATTAATCGCTATCACAAAAAATTGCGTACGCCTAAGTCTGTTCAATTCGAAAAAGTCGAATTTTCTATCGAAGCAGAACCTGAAGCGGAAGAATTACAGGAATTCCTTAAGAATAAAGATAATTATAAAAATATATTTAACGACGAGGTGGTTTCAGCGGTTGAACAAATGCCGTCCAATTATAGAATTGCGGTATTGTTATGTGATCTGGAAAGCTTTTCTTACAAAGAAATTAGCATTATGCTCGATATTCCAATTGGAACAGTCATGTCCAGGATATCGCGTGGGCGACAGTTTTTACAAAAGGCTCTTCTGGATTATGCAAAGAAAGAGGGGTTTCTTAGAGAAAAACAAAGTGAGCGAATGGAAAAAATAAAACAATAA
- a CDS encoding zf-HC2 domain-containing protein gives MNCKEIKSHISSFIDGQLEHDLEHQTQAHLSECELCRLAFESDSEMKFLFQESVYAHEAPSKLKRKIRKAISKDSRKETFLFGFFNQPRLTVAAVLTVMVSAFLGIQGYKMMTPVNHFDVSYVENLSGHIECIGCYYTQYQNAENFCAKHGHSPAIMAENKEVYSFIPNEKSAELKEEFVDSVIRVSGWVYYQSNFIEIESYEIVESDVASIYPSKFVQN, from the coding sequence ATGAACTGTAAAGAAATTAAATCACATATTTCATCTTTTATCGATGGACAATTGGAGCATGATCTGGAGCATCAGACTCAAGCTCATCTTTCTGAATGTGAGTTGTGCAGATTAGCTTTTGAATCCGATAGTGAAATGAAATTTTTGTTTCAAGAGTCCGTTTATGCTCATGAAGCACCGAGTAAACTCAAAAGAAAAATTCGAAAGGCAATTTCAAAAGACAGTCGAAAAGAGACTTTTCTCTTCGGATTTTTCAACCAGCCGAGATTAACAGTGGCAGCGGTTCTAACGGTAATGGTATCAGCGTTTCTTGGAATTCAAGGCTATAAAATGATGACACCCGTTAACCATTTTGACGTTTCGTATGTTGAAAACTTGAGTGGACATATCGAATGTATCGGATGTTATTATACTCAATATCAAAATGCTGAAAATTTCTGCGCGAAACACGGTCATTCACCGGCAATCATGGCGGAAAACAAAGAAGTATATTCTTTTATACCCAACGAAAAAAGCGCTGAACTAAAAGAAGAATTCGTTGATTCGGTAATTAGGGTGAGCGGCTGGGTTTATTATCAATCGAATTTTATTGAGATTGAAAGCTACGAGATTGTCGAATCAGATGTGGCTTCTATTTATCCTTCAAAATTTGTTCAAAATTAA
- a CDS encoding thioredoxin fold domain-containing protein: MNRKIIYIFVFTLSLSLSASSLSNAFQPQTLTVRAVSSSDRIPAGGEFQIAVIVDIEAGFHINSNKPLEEAYKATLVSYQLTDGVSFGKVYYPEGEIKKFEFAISDLSIYEHQITIITEVELSDQLNPGKITLEGYLDYQACNDKICYLPAREEFEISIELVGKNEIASAVNQEYFTDYASLKEFGKNQRNELFLTRQERQAKKVLEKGFFYAMAAFFLFGLALNLTPCVYPVIPITVSYFSAQSNKNKRDSISKSVLYVVGIAIVFAVLGLLSGLAGKQWGFLFQNPWFVIVVTVIILAMAASMFGAFEIKVPASLLNKFGHSQEGPVGAFLMGLTVGVVIAPCAAGVIIGLVGLVAKLGIVAEGTLLFFIMGLGLGLPYLILANFSVLLKKMPKSGMWMVWIKKIFGIMLVGVALYFFLPQAKHIPDLQGYFFGLLIIFGGVLLGFLDSPQDYTKGFKRIKWLIGTAAILFGVYVTGNSIQEKAQDIDWHFYSNEDLNTLLVEGKPLFFDFYADWCAPCKEMDQKTFTVQDVIDLTPKFTMVKVDCTAPNSTVRDFMEGLQVTGMPTLIFMDNRGNELKELREVGFIEAEIFIGSMDKVLSVSSATN, translated from the coding sequence ATGAATCGAAAAATTATTTACATATTCGTTTTTACTTTGTCGCTGTCGCTGAGCGCTTCATCTTTAAGTAACGCTTTTCAGCCTCAAACCTTAACGGTTAGAGCGGTAAGTTCATCCGACCGTATTCCAGCGGGGGGCGAATTTCAGATTGCGGTAATCGTCGATATTGAAGCGGGTTTTCATATCAATTCGAATAAACCATTAGAAGAAGCATACAAAGCAACCCTGGTCTCTTATCAACTTACCGATGGTGTGTCATTTGGGAAAGTCTATTATCCCGAAGGTGAAATTAAAAAATTCGAATTTGCAATTTCAGATTTATCCATTTATGAACATCAAATTACTATTATTACGGAAGTAGAACTTTCCGATCAGTTAAATCCCGGCAAAATAACACTCGAGGGTTATCTTGATTATCAAGCCTGTAACGACAAGATATGTTATCTTCCCGCCCGGGAGGAATTTGAAATTTCAATAGAACTTGTCGGTAAAAATGAAATAGCTTCCGCTGTTAACCAGGAATATTTTACGGATTATGCCTCTCTAAAAGAATTTGGGAAAAATCAGAGAAATGAGCTGTTTTTAACAAGGCAGGAAAGACAAGCTAAAAAAGTATTGGAAAAAGGCTTCTTTTATGCTATGGCTGCTTTTTTTTTATTTGGATTAGCGCTTAATTTAACACCCTGCGTTTACCCGGTAATTCCGATAACCGTTAGTTATTTCAGCGCCCAGTCAAATAAGAATAAAAGAGACTCAATTTCCAAGTCCGTCCTGTACGTGGTTGGCATAGCCATTGTTTTTGCGGTGCTCGGTTTATTGTCCGGGCTTGCAGGAAAGCAGTGGGGATTTCTTTTCCAAAATCCCTGGTTTGTGATTGTTGTTACGGTTATTATTTTGGCCATGGCTGCCAGCATGTTTGGCGCTTTTGAAATAAAGGTTCCGGCTTCATTATTAAATAAGTTTGGCCATTCACAAGAAGGCCCGGTTGGCGCTTTTCTAATGGGCCTAACCGTCGGTGTCGTAATAGCTCCTTGTGCAGCCGGGGTAATTATCGGACTTGTGGGATTGGTCGCAAAGCTGGGCATTGTAGCAGAAGGAACCTTGTTGTTTTTTATTATGGGCTTGGGCCTGGGCTTGCCTTATTTGATTTTGGCAAATTTTTCGGTTTTACTCAAAAAAATGCCGAAGTCCGGAATGTGGATGGTATGGATCAAGAAAATATTCGGCATCATGCTGGTTGGAGTCGCGTTATACTTTTTCCTTCCCCAGGCAAAACATATCCCGGATCTGCAGGGATATTTTTTCGGATTACTTATAATTTTCGGCGGAGTATTGCTCGGATTTCTGGATTCGCCCCAGGATTATACCAAAGGATTCAAGAGAATTAAATGGCTCATCGGAACAGCCGCTATTCTTTTTGGCGTTTATGTTACTGGCAATTCCATTCAAGAAAAGGCACAAGACATCGACTGGCATTTTTATAGTAATGAGGATTTAAATACTTTACTCGTTGAAGGCAAACCGCTTTTCTTCGATTTTTATGCGGATTGGTGTGCCCCATGTAAAGAAATGGATCAAAAGACATTTACCGTTCAAGATGTTATTGATTTAACACCAAAATTTACGATGGTAAAAGTGGATTGTACCGCACCTAATAGTACAGTTCGAGATTTCATGGAGGGACTGCAAGTAACCGGAATGCCGACTTTAATATTTATGGATAACCGGGGTAACGAATTAAAAGAATTAAGAGAAGTTGGCTTTATTGAAGCAGAAATCTTTATCGGCTCCATGGATAAGGTTTTGTCTGTAAGCAGCGCTACAAATTAA
- a CDS encoding TlpA family protein disulfide reductase, whose translation MKNPKRFILIFFLLICFHQDVCFSGDVKMPPFTLIDVDGNKVSSSDFAGQVILLNFWATWCGPCKVEIPDLVKLHETYKDKSFQVVSIALDSGSSQRIKKFAKKWKMSYPILIGGYDVAKAFGGIRGIPTTFIIDSHGYVKNVFVGPRSYKLFEREIVPLLPKKKRIAKKK comes from the coding sequence ATGAAAAACCCTAAACGTTTCATTCTAATTTTCTTTCTGTTGATTTGTTTTCATCAGGATGTTTGTTTCTCCGGTGATGTCAAAATGCCGCCGTTCACTTTGATCGATGTAGACGGCAATAAAGTATCCTCCTCGGATTTTGCAGGCCAGGTCATCTTATTAAATTTTTGGGCGACCTGGTGTGGCCCTTGTAAAGTAGAGATACCTGACCTGGTAAAATTGCACGAGACCTATAAGGATAAGTCGTTTCAAGTGGTTTCAATCGCTTTGGATTCCGGCAGCTCGCAGAGAATAAAAAAGTTTGCCAAAAAGTGGAAGATGAGTTATCCGATCCTTATAGGCGGTTATGATGTGGCAAAAGCCTTCGGCGGCATAAGAGGCATTCCCACTACTTTTATTATTGATAGTCATGGTTATGTAAAAAATGTGTTTGTAGGGCCCAGGTCTTACAAACTATTTGAAAGAGAAATCGTCCCGTTATTGCCCAAAAAGAAAAGGATAGCAAAGAAGAAGTGA